One window of Nicotiana tomentosiformis chromosome 11, ASM39032v3, whole genome shotgun sequence genomic DNA carries:
- the LOC138900848 gene encoding uncharacterized protein, protein MIRKGYIYHLVQVKDVKVESPTFQSFPVVNEFSDVFPEELSGLPPERETEFAINILPDTRPISIPPYRMELVELRELKEQPRDLLEKGFIRPSTSPWGEPVLFLRKKDGEGIQVDTQNIEAVRTWPRPTTPTEVRCFLNLASYYRRFVEEFSSVSAPLTKLTQKGAKFQWTDACDTGVTIQDTTTFSLVTEVKERQYEDLVLAHYRDTTPHKEKTSFEITGDGVLRYRGRLCVLNVAGLCRQVMGETYYSCYSVHPGATKMYHDIKEIYWWDGMKKDIEEFVA, encoded by the exons ATGattagaaagggctatatttatcacttagttcaggtaaaggatgtgaaagtagagtcaccaaccttTCAATCTttccctgtggttaatgagttttccGATGTTTTTCCTGAAGAGCTTTCTGGTCTTCCGCCGGAGCGAGAAACTGAGTTTGCTATTAACATATTACCAGATACTCgaccaatatctattcctccctatagaatggaacttgtagagctgagagagttgaaggaacaaccaagggacttgcttgaaaaaggctttatcagacctagtacatcaccgtggggagaaCCTGTGTTATTtttgaggaagaaagatg gtgagggtATCCAGGTTGATACCCAAAATATTGAGGCAGTGaggacttggcctagacccacgacaccaaCGGAGGTTCGTTGCTTCCTCAACTTGGCAAGTTATTATAGGAGATTCGTAGAGGAATTTTCTTCtgtttcagcaccattgacaaagttgactcagaagggagctaagtttcagtggactgatgctt gtgataccggagttactattcaagACACGACAACAttctctttagtaactgaagtgaaggaacgccagtacgaggatctTGTGTTAGCTCATTACAGGGATACAACCCCTCATAAGGAGAAGACatcatttgagattacaggagatggagtccttagatatcgaggacgattatgtgtccttAATGTTGCAGGGTTGTGCCGACAGGTTATGGGTGAGACTTACTATTCTTGTTATTCtgtccatccaggagcaacaaagatgtatcatgatataaaggaaatatattggtgggacggaatgaaaaaggatatagaggagtttgttgcttag
- the LOC108943403 gene encoding uncharacterized protein: protein MVGWQRHLQCMLHQAGRRCQQSRTVPFNSYYHSKSSLVLGEAPYLPSLRNMVSSGISRPLYQYLQHLRLSSSRTLLADSTTPISSPLTPLLTSNTGNKEAEKATSKPSTVQAVLKGIKQSPKKINLVAALVRGMRVEDALLQLQVTVKRASKTVYQVIHSARANATHNYGFDPDRLLVAEAFVGKGLFKKRVSYHAKGKCGIKVRPECRLTVVVREITPEEEAEIAKLRVHNFKKLTKRERRLVPHKLIETTPIWDRKGRAKSNGPGAAAA, encoded by the exons ATGGTGGGCTGGCAACGACATCTTCAGTGCATGCTTCATCAAGCTGGGAGGAGATGTCAACAAAGTCGAACTGTTCCTTTCAATTCATATTATCACTCAAAGTCATCTCTAGTActtg GTGAGGCACCTTACTTACCAAGCTTGCGGAATATGGTTTCATCTGGCATCTCAAGGCCGTTATACCAGTATCTACAACATTTG CGGCTCTCTAGTTCAAGGACCTTACTTGCAGACTCAACCACACCAATTTCTTCCCCATTAACACCGCTTCTAACATCAAATACTGGAAATAAAGAAGCTGAGAAAGcaacttctaaaccttcaacaGTTCAAGCAGTTTTGAAGGGGATAAAACAG AGCCCAAAGAAGATCAATTTGGTTGCAGCATTAGTTCGTGGGATGCGTGTTGAAGATGCATTATTGCAGTTGCAAGTGACTGTAAAACGAGCTTCAAAAACTGTCTATCAG GTTATACATTCAGCTCGGGCAAATGCAACCCACAATTATGGATTTGATCCAGATCGTCTCCTTGTTG CTGAGGCTTTTGTTGGGAAAGGACTTTTCAAAAAAAGGGTGTCCTACCATGCTAAAGGAAAGTGTGGAATAAAAGTGAGGCCTGAATGTAGACTGACCGTTGTAGTTAGGGAGATAACTCCTGAGGAGGAGGCCGAGATCGCTAAGTTGAGAGTACACAACTTCAAGAAGCTGACCAAGCGCGAAAGGCGTCTAGTTCCTCATAAGCTCATTGAGACTACTCCAATATGGGACCGCAAAGGCAGAGCTAAGAGCAATGGACCAGGTGCTGCTGCTGCTTGA